TACGAGAAAAGGTTTCGGGTTGAAGAAATGGAGAAGGATCAAGAGAGATACTCCTGTGAAAGACGAGTCCGCTGCACCTGTTGATGACGGTAGTAAGTTGCTGAAGCGTAATTTGACTGGCTTGGTGAACCCTCCTTCTAAACATGTAGACTTGTCTTCGGTTGAAGCAAGACAGGGTAGTGAAGGCTCTGTTGGATCTGTGAACATGATGGcgcatcatcatcaccatcttcttcCAAGTGTAGTCAACGGGTTTAGTCCCGGTCCAGGTTTGTTTAATGTAGGCCAAGGTTTTGAGAAGAGTGAAGAGCATAGCGGAGGAGGGAAGATTGATTCAGGTAGCCAAGGGAGAGATACCATCAAGAAGGGGAGTGAAGAGCGCATAGATTCGGACTTGAGAAGTAGCGATTTTGTGTTTTCTAGTGGCGCAGTTTCTGCTGCCAACCGTATAGCAGATGGTCAAGAAGCTAGGGAACTAGTTGAAACATATAGCAGAAGCGAGAACGGAGGAGAAGGTGGAGATGAGAGccataagaagaagaacaaccaTTATCAGGCAGACAAGGATCATGTTGCAGATTCTATCAGATGTCTTGCAGCTTTGCAGGAAGCTCTTTGGAAAGGTTTGAACACAAACATAGTTCTCAATGTTACATGATGTTTCTAAACTAACTATGTGAGTGAAACATGTGCAGAGGTTACAAGTTTCCAGGAGCTGAGTAAGGAATCTATACCACCACTACATTCGAGCACTGATGAAGTCGATTCAGGATCACAGGTACTTATATTGAAGCAGAAGGTGAAACATCTCCAACACAAATTCGAGGAAGCGAGAGCTGATCTCGACACAAAGGAAGCCAGGATCCAAGAACTCGAAAACGCGAAGATTGAAGCTGAACTTGAAGGTGTTTTCCAGCGAAAGATCGAAGCTGAAATCCAGCATTTGATGCTCAGAAGTTCTCTGAACTCAACGCTACTCAAAGAACATCCGAAGAAGGTACATTCTGTAGCTGAAG
The Brassica napus cultivar Da-Ae chromosome A1, Da-Ae, whole genome shotgun sequence DNA segment above includes these coding regions:
- the LOC106377530 gene encoding WPP domain-interacting protein 3 isoform X2; amino-acid sequence: MEKVSVNGVQVSPDDGIGSPQRSSSVDSLKVESPGGSTRKGFGLKKWRRIKRDTPVKDESAAPVDDGSKLLKRNLTGLVNPPSKHVDLSSVEARQGSEGSVGSVNMMAHHHHHLLPSVVNGFSPGPGLFNVGQGFEKSEEHSGGGKIDSGSQGRDTIKKGSEERIDSDLRSSDFVFSSGAVSAANRIADGQEARELVETYSRSENGGEGGDESHKKKNNHYQADKDHVADSIRCLAALQEALWKEVTSFQELSKESIPPLHSSTDEVDSGSQVLILKQKVKHLQHKFEEARADLDTKEARIQELENAKIEAELEGVFQRKIEAEIQHLMLRSSLNSTLLKEHPKKVHSVAEDPEPNRGNMLGKTCKSSFYFLIQLILLVSIVRLLLLQSSPASQLVIPT
- the LOC106377530 gene encoding WPP domain-interacting protein 3 isoform X1, which translates into the protein MICFSDQTMEKVSVNGVQVSPDDGIGSPQRSSSVDSLKVESPGGSTRKGFGLKKWRRIKRDTPVKDESAAPVDDGSKLLKRNLTGLVNPPSKHVDLSSVEARQGSEGSVGSVNMMAHHHHHLLPSVVNGFSPGPGLFNVGQGFEKSEEHSGGGKIDSGSQGRDTIKKGSEERIDSDLRSSDFVFSSGAVSAANRIADGQEARELVETYSRSENGGEGGDESHKKKNNHYQADKDHVADSIRCLAALQEALWKEVTSFQELSKESIPPLHSSTDEVDSGSQVLILKQKVKHLQHKFEEARADLDTKEARIQELENAKIEAELEGVFQRKIEAEIQHLMLRSSLNSTLLKEHPKKVHSVAEDPEPNRGNMLGKTCKSSFYFLIQLILLVSIVRLLLLQSSPASQLVIPT